In Heliomicrobium gestii, the sequence GACTGTTGGGCGCGGGCCATCTTGATCAGCATCCTCGCCGCCGGGTGGTTGACTTCCATCAACTGCAGGATGGTGACGCCATCGTTGGTGATGACCACATCGCCAAACTTGTCGACAAGCATCGTGTCCAGCCCTTTTGGGCCGAGGGTGCCTTCGACGGCGCTGGCAATGGCGCGGATGGCGTTGGCGTTGGTCATCAATGCCGCTAATCGTTCATCCACTTCGGTGTTGTTGCTCACTTGCTTGACACTCAACGCTGATTCCTCCAAGTCTCTTCCGAAAAGGCAGGGAAATAGGGACTTCTTGCGGACAAAAAGCCCCTACCTTTTTCAGAACCTCTAGCGATTGAACATTTTTTTCAGAGCCGCCGAAAGTTGTTCCGTCAAGCCTTCCACCACGGCGATGGATTTGGAGTATTCCATCCGCGTCGGACCGATCAGGCCGATGACGCCGAGGACTTCGCCATCCAACTGGTAGGAAGCGGTGACCATGGAACAGTTGCGAAAACCTTCGTGGCGGTTTTCCGTGCCGATCTTGATGTGGATGCCCTCTTCGGGGTTGTCGTGCATCAACTCGCGCACGGTATGATGTTGTTCTAGTATGCCCAAAAGGGTCTGGAGTTTTTCCACATCTTTGAATTCAGGCTGTTTGAAGATGTTCATGGTGCCCCCCAGAAAGACCCGTTCCTCGCTTTCGCCAAGCAACGCTTCATCGATCAGTTCGAGCGATCGGGAGAGCACCTGTTTTTGCTTCTTCAATGCCTCATTGAGTTCCAAACAGAGGGACGCCCGGACCTGAGCCATCGTCAATCCCTGCAGGCGCTCGTTGATCAACGCCGACACTTTTTGCAGGTCTTCCGGCGTCATCGACTCAGGGATGTCAAGGAGTTTGTTTTCCATGACACCGGCTGAGGTGACGACGACAACGACCGCCTTCGTCGGCATGAGCGGGAAAAAGTGAATCTGCTGAAAGGTCGTCTTCCCCACCTGGGGACCCAGCACGACAGCGGTGTAGTTGGTCAACTTGGCCAGGAGGTTGGTCGTCTGCTGCATGATGCTGTTGACTTCCTGCAGACGCTCCGACATGGCTTGTT encodes:
- the hrcA gene encoding heat-inducible transcriptional repressor HrcA, with protein sequence MQMNDRKQKVLWAIIQDYVSTAEPVGSRTIARKYDLGVSPATIRNEMSDLEELGLIEQPYTSSGRIPSDYGYRYFVDCLMERETLNPEELQRVQQAMSERLQEVNSIMQQTTNLLAKLTNYTAVVLGPQVGKTTFQQIHFFPLMPTKAVVVVVTSAGVMENKLLDIPESMTPEDLQKVSALINERLQGLTMAQVRASLCLELNEALKKQKQVLSRSLELIDEALLGESEERVFLGGTMNIFKQPEFKDVEKLQTLLGILEQHHTVRELMHDNPEEGIHIKIGTENRHEGFRNCSMVTASYQLDGEVLGVIGLIGPTRMEYSKSIAVVEGLTEQLSAALKKMFNR